The genomic window TTGTTCCTGATTATCTAAAAGAAATTGGATTTCATACAAATAAAATTGCATTAGTATGTGGGCCACCTATTATGATTAAATTTGTTCTCAAAGTATTGGAAGAAATGGGATTTCAGAAGGATCATGTCTATACCACTTTAGAATTAAAAATGAAATGTGGCATAGGCAAATGTGGGCGTTGTAATATTGGAGATAAGTATGTATGTAAGGATGGACCTGTATTTAGATGGGATGAAATTGAAAAGCTTCCAAATGAATATTAAATAAATATGTAGAGATTTAGATATTAAGGAGGTATATCAAATGTCCAACAAAGAAATGGTGGATATCTATATATTAGGGAAAAAGTATAGGGTGCCTGCAAGCTTAACTATTATGGATTCCATGGAATATGCAGGATATCAACTAGTGAGAGGTTGTGGATGTAGATCTGGTTTTTGTGGTGCTTGTGCTACTATATATAGAATCAAAGGAGAAAAAGAATTAAAGATGGGCTTAGCCTGCCAGACAAAAGTAGAAGATGGTATGTACCTTACTCAGATTCCATTTTTTCCTGGAGATAAAAGGGAATATAACATAAATGAATTAGAACCAACTGCGGATACAATGATGAAGCTTTATCCAGAAATATATAGTTGTATTGGGTGTAATTCCTGTACCAAAGGATGCCCTCAAGAACTTAATGTAATGCAGTATATTGCTTATGCCCAAAGAGGAGAACTTGAAAAATGTGCTCATGAATCCTTTGATTGTGTTATGTGTGGAATCTGTGCTTCGAGATGTCCTGCAAATATCACTCATTATCAGGTAGCACTTCTTGCACGTAGACTTACAGGTAAATATATTGCCCATGAATCAGAACATTTGATAGAGAGAGTTCAACAGATCAATGAAGGAAAATTTGATCATTCACTACAGGAACTAATGAGCAAAAGTATTGAGGAATTAAAAGAATTGTATAATAACAGGGATATTGAAAAATAGAATTCTTCTAGGGAGGTATTTGAATGTATACACCAAGAATAAGAGAATTAATTAAAAAGGTGGAGGAAACCCGTCCGCAAAGAGTAGGGATTCCCTTTCCAAGGATGAGTCCCGAAGAGAAAAAGGAAGTATTAAAGGAATGCTATCCTGATTATAAGGAAAATGAATTTAAAAAACTTAGACTTGGTCCTAATAAAGGGGAAAAAGTACCGGTTGAGCTTGCTAATATTATTGAATCAAAGAGTAGACTTCAAAATTTAGATATGGATCTAAAAAAAGTAGATTATGATGTCGATGTTTTGGTGATAGGTGGTGGAGGTGCAGGTGCTTCTGCAGCTCTACAAGCGCATGAAAAGGGTGCGAATGTATTGCTTGTTACAAAATTACGTTTTGGAGATGCCAATACCATAATGGCAGAGGGAGGGATACAAGCTGCAGATAAAGAAAACGACTCTCCTGAAATTCATTATTTAGATGTATTAGGAGGAGGACACTTTACCAACAAGAAGGAGCTTGTACATGCGTTGGTAAAGGATGCTCCTAATGTTATCAAATGGCTAAATGATTTAGGAGTGATGTTCGATAAGGAAAAGGATGGAACCATGATAACTACTCATGGCGGTGGAACGTCAAGGAAAAGAATGCACGCTGCGGCAGACTACACAGGTGCTGAAATCATGCGTGTTCTGAGAGATGAAGTGTTGAACAGAGGGATTGAAGTAATAGAGTTTTCACCAGCTGTAGAATTACTTTTAGATACAGAAGGAAAGGTAGGAGGTGCTGTATTATTTAATCTGGAAACAGAAGAATATCTAATAGCTAGAGCTAAGACGGTAATTATTGCTACAGGAGGCTCTGGAAGATTGCACTATCAAGGTTTTCCTACCTCAAACCATTATGGTGCTACTGCAGATGGGCTTGTTATGGGATATAAGGCAGGGGCTGAATTTATTTTTGCAGATGCCATTCAGTATCACCCTACAGGAGTAGCTTATCCTCCCCAAATATTTGGAGCTCTAGTTACAGAGAAGGTAAGAAGCTTGGGGGCTACTCCTTTAAATATTCATGGAGAACAATTCGTATATCATCTTGAAACGAGGGATGTAGAGTCTTCGGCAATAATAAGAGAATGTACTATAAAAAATAATGGAATTGAATCACCTTCAGGTATGGTTGGAGTATGGTTGGATACCCCTTTAATTGAAATACTCCATGGTGAGGGGACTATTGAGAAGAGACTTCCTGCAATGTTGAGGATGTATCTTAAATTCGGGATAGATATCAGAAAAGAGCCTATCTTAGTATATCCTACCCTACATTATCAAAATGGTGGTCTATTAATCGATGAGTATGGTCGAACTAATGTGGAAAATCTTTATGTAGCGGGAGAGGCATCTGGTGGAATTCATGGTAGGAATAGGCTAATGGGTAATTCTCTTTTAGATATTCTTGTTTTTGGACGTAGAGCGGGGAATCATGCTGCTGAACAGTGTAAAAATGTGACTGTAAAGCAACTGACTTTAGAGCATGTTAAGAAGCACCATAAAGAACTTGATATATTAGGTGTAGAAGGAGATAATATGTCTCCTATGCTTTTGCCCCATTATACGCATGGGAGAGAAGAAGATAACTAATAGCTTGAATATATTAGTAAATAAGTATGATATGGGGAGCTACTATTCTGAGTTCTAATAAGAAAATATAAAAAAGGAGTCAAGATTTATGCGTAAAATAAATGTGAAAGAAATAGAAGATATTGTAAGAGAGATGTGTATAAATTCTAATATATATGTAGGAAAAGATATATTAGATGCCTTTGATAGATTTAAAGAGAAAGAAACTTCACCGATAGGGAAAAACATTTTAGTTAATTTAATAAAAAATGCAGAAATTGCAAAAAGGGAGCAAATGCCTATTTGTCAAGATACAGGTATGGCTGTGGTATTTGTAGAAGTAGGTCAAGAGGTACAGTTTGTTGGAGGGGATATTAATGTTGCTATTAACGAGGGAGTTAGACGAGGATATAAAGATGGATATTTAAGAAAATCTGTTGTCGGGGATCCACTACTTCGTAAAAATACAGGAGACAATACGCCGGCTATAATATATTATGACATTATACCAGGAGATAAAGTTAAGATTACTTTTACTGCAAAAGGTTTTGGAAGTGAA from Garciella nitratireducens DSM 15102 includes these protein-coding regions:
- a CDS encoding 4Fe-4S dicluster domain-containing protein codes for the protein MSNKEMVDIYILGKKYRVPASLTIMDSMEYAGYQLVRGCGCRSGFCGACATIYRIKGEKELKMGLACQTKVEDGMYLTQIPFFPGDKREYNINELEPTADTMMKLYPEIYSCIGCNSCTKGCPQELNVMQYIAYAQRGELEKCAHESFDCVMCGICASRCPANITHYQVALLARRLTGKYIAHESEHLIERVQQINEGKFDHSLQELMSKSIEELKELYNNRDIEK
- a CDS encoding fumarate hydratase — encoded protein: MRKINVKEIEDIVREMCINSNIYVGKDILDAFDRFKEKETSPIGKNILVNLIKNAEIAKREQMPICQDTGMAVVFVEVGQEVQFVGGDINVAINEGVRRGYKDGYLRKSVVGDPLLRKNTGDNTPAIIYYDIIPGDKVKITFTAKGFGSENMSRIKMLKPSDGVQGVIDFVVETVSIAGPNPCPPIVVGVGIGGTFDKATYLAKKALLRDIGVHNEKAHLRDIEIHLLEKINALGIGPQGLGGNTTALAVNVETFATHIAGLPVAVNINCHVSRHKEVIL
- a CDS encoding FAD-dependent oxidoreductase, whose amino-acid sequence is MYTPRIRELIKKVEETRPQRVGIPFPRMSPEEKKEVLKECYPDYKENEFKKLRLGPNKGEKVPVELANIIESKSRLQNLDMDLKKVDYDVDVLVIGGGGAGASAALQAHEKGANVLLVTKLRFGDANTIMAEGGIQAADKENDSPEIHYLDVLGGGHFTNKKELVHALVKDAPNVIKWLNDLGVMFDKEKDGTMITTHGGGTSRKRMHAAADYTGAEIMRVLRDEVLNRGIEVIEFSPAVELLLDTEGKVGGAVLFNLETEEYLIARAKTVIIATGGSGRLHYQGFPTSNHYGATADGLVMGYKAGAEFIFADAIQYHPTGVAYPPQIFGALVTEKVRSLGATPLNIHGEQFVYHLETRDVESSAIIRECTIKNNGIESPSGMVGVWLDTPLIEILHGEGTIEKRLPAMLRMYLKFGIDIRKEPILVYPTLHYQNGGLLIDEYGRTNVENLYVAGEASGGIHGRNRLMGNSLLDILVFGRRAGNHAAEQCKNVTVKQLTLEHVKKHHKELDILGVEGDNMSPMLLPHYTHGREEDN